A genomic region of Ewingella sp. CoE-038-23 contains the following coding sequences:
- the astB gene encoding N-succinylarginine dihydrolase, whose protein sequence is MSGSEANFDGLVGPTHHYAGLSFGNEASTRNQNAAANPKLAAKQGLLKMKALADLGFAQGVLPPHERPHLATLRQMGFGGSDRDVLAQAQAYSPRLLSSLSSASSMWVANAATVSPSADSADGRAHFTVANLNNKFHRAIEADTTSAILRATFKHDGHFAHHDALPQVAALGDEGAANHNRLCGDYDKPGVQVFVYGRDGLITGGNEPVRYPARQTRLASDAVARLHQLSADRTVFVQQNPEAIDRGVFHNDVISVSNRNVLFHHQQAFANSNAALEEIRRKMAALELDFHPIEVPQSKVSIDDAVATYLFNSQLLSKNDGKMMIVVPEESRQHVGVWDYLCELQESGGPINQVEVFDLRESMRNGGGPACLRLRVALNRAELAAVNDGSLMNDALFARLNQWVDSHYRDRMHAEDLADPQLLTEVRYALDELTQILGLGVIYPFQR, encoded by the coding sequence ATGTCGGGAAGTGAAGCGAATTTTGATGGTTTGGTTGGGCCGACCCACCACTACGCCGGTCTCTCTTTTGGTAATGAAGCGTCCACCCGCAATCAGAATGCGGCGGCTAACCCAAAACTGGCGGCCAAGCAGGGATTGTTGAAGATGAAGGCGCTGGCGGATTTGGGTTTCGCCCAGGGAGTGTTGCCGCCGCACGAGCGTCCGCACCTCGCCACGCTGCGCCAGATGGGCTTTGGCGGCAGCGATCGCGACGTGCTGGCGCAGGCGCAGGCTTACTCGCCGCGCCTGCTGTCCTCTCTGAGTTCGGCATCCTCCATGTGGGTGGCTAACGCCGCGACGGTGTCGCCATCGGCCGACAGTGCCGACGGCCGCGCCCATTTCACCGTGGCTAACCTGAATAATAAGTTTCACCGCGCTATTGAAGCCGACACCACTTCGGCGATTTTGCGCGCCACTTTTAAGCATGACGGCCATTTCGCCCACCACGACGCGCTGCCGCAGGTGGCGGCGCTAGGGGACGAAGGGGCGGCCAACCACAACCGGCTGTGCGGCGATTACGATAAGCCGGGCGTGCAGGTCTTTGTCTATGGCCGCGACGGATTAATCACCGGGGGAAATGAGCCAGTGCGCTATCCGGCGCGACAAACCCGCCTGGCCAGCGACGCGGTGGCCCGTTTGCACCAGCTTTCCGCCGACCGGACCGTGTTTGTGCAGCAGAACCCGGAAGCTATCGATCGCGGCGTATTTCACAACGACGTGATTTCCGTCAGCAACCGCAACGTGCTGTTTCACCATCAACAGGCCTTTGCCAATAGCAACGCCGCGCTGGAGGAGATCCGACGCAAAATGGCCGCGCTGGAGCTGGATTTCCATCCCATTGAAGTGCCTCAGTCTAAGGTGTCGATTGACGATGCGGTGGCCACTTACCTGTTCAACAGCCAGTTGCTGAGTAAGAACGACGGCAAGATGATGATTGTGGTGCCCGAGGAGTCGCGCCAGCACGTCGGGGTCTGGGATTACCTGTGTGAACTGCAAGAGAGCGGCGGGCCGATTAATCAGGTGGAAGTGTTCGACCTGCGCGAAAGTATGCGCAACGGCGGCGGCCCGGCCTGCCTGCGTTTGCGGGTAGCGCTGAACCGCGCCGAGCTGGCGGCGGTCAATGACGGCTCGCTGATGAATGACGCGCTTTTTGCTCGCCTTAACCAGTGGGTCGACAGCCATTATCGCGACCGAATGCACGCTGAAGATCTCGCTGACCCACAGCTGCTGACCGAAGTTCGCTATGCTTTAGATGAACTGACGCAAATTTTGGGCCTTGGAGTGATTTACCCCTTCCAGCGCTAA
- the astD gene encoding succinylglutamate-semialdehyde dehydrogenase, translated as MMHPALFIQGQWRSGQGALLEKTNPANNVGLWSALCASPEDVEAACTAARTAFPAWARKSLADRAAVIARFAELLTEHKSRLAEVISLETSKPHWETLTEVQAMIGKVAISLEANQVRTGEKHTPMPDGEAVLRHRPHGVLAVFGPYNFPGHLPNGHIVPSLLAGNTIVFKPSELTPKTAEETVKLWQQAGLPDGVINLVQGGRSTGEALAASGQIDGLLFTGSAGTGYQLHRQLAGQPEKILALEMGGNNALIVEPVEDIDAAVNLTIQSAFISAGQRCTCARRLLVKKGEAGDRFLKRLVEVTSDLKVGHWDDQPQPFMGGVISDVAAKHILAAQDELIALGGKPLLTMTRPDLHSSLLLPGIIDLTGIAGVPDEEIFGPLLSVLRYDDFNQAIEIANQTRYGLAAGLISTDRAQFDQLLTEARAGIVNWNKPLTGASSNAPFGGIGASGNHRPSAYYAADYCAWPMASLETDRLELPVTLSPGIDFSGA; from the coding sequence ATGATGCATCCAGCACTCTTTATTCAAGGACAGTGGCGTAGCGGACAGGGCGCGCTGCTGGAGAAAACCAACCCGGCCAATAATGTCGGGCTGTGGTCGGCGCTGTGCGCCAGCCCGGAAGATGTCGAAGCGGCCTGCACGGCGGCGCGCACGGCGTTCCCCGCATGGGCGCGTAAATCTCTGGCAGACCGAGCGGCGGTCATTGCCCGTTTCGCCGAGCTGCTGACCGAGCATAAAAGCCGTCTGGCCGAGGTTATCAGCCTTGAAACCAGCAAACCGCACTGGGAAACCCTGACCGAAGTGCAGGCGATGATCGGCAAAGTGGCGATTTCCCTTGAAGCCAATCAGGTGCGCACCGGCGAGAAACATACCCCAATGCCCGACGGCGAGGCGGTACTGCGCCACCGTCCACACGGCGTGCTGGCGGTGTTCGGCCCTTATAACTTCCCCGGCCACTTGCCGAACGGTCACATCGTGCCGTCGCTGTTGGCGGGAAATACCATTGTCTTTAAGCCGAGCGAGCTGACGCCGAAAACCGCCGAAGAGACAGTCAAACTTTGGCAGCAGGCCGGTTTACCTGATGGCGTGATCAATCTGGTGCAGGGCGGGCGTAGCACGGGCGAAGCCCTGGCGGCGTCCGGGCAAATCGACGGTTTGCTGTTTACCGGCAGCGCCGGGACCGGCTACCAGCTGCATCGCCAACTGGCGGGCCAGCCGGAGAAAATTCTGGCGCTGGAGATGGGCGGCAATAACGCGCTGATCGTCGAGCCAGTTGAAGACATCGACGCGGCGGTTAACTTGACTATCCAGTCGGCCTTTATCTCCGCCGGGCAGCGCTGCACCTGCGCGCGCCGCCTGTTGGTCAAGAAGGGCGAGGCGGGGGACAGATTCCTCAAACGGCTGGTGGAAGTGACTTCCGATCTGAAGGTGGGCCACTGGGACGACCAGCCGCAGCCTTTTATGGGCGGCGTGATTTCCGACGTCGCGGCCAAACACATTTTGGCGGCGCAAGATGAGCTGATTGCTCTCGGTGGCAAGCCATTGCTGACCATGACTCGCCCTGACCTACACAGCTCGCTGCTGCTGCCGGGCATTATTGACCTGACGGGCATCGCGGGCGTGCCGGACGAAGAGATCTTCGGCCCACTGCTCAGCGTGCTGCGCTATGACGATTTCAATCAGGCCATCGAGATTGCCAACCAGACGCGCTACGGCTTGGCCGCCGGGCTGATTTCCACCGACCGCGCCCAGTTCGACCAGCTATTAACCGAAGCCCGGGCCGGGATTGTGAACTGGAATAAGCCGTTAACCGGTGCATCCAGCAACGCACCTTTCGGCGGCATTGGCGCCTCGGGCAACCACCGCCCAAGTGCCTATTACGCGGCGGATTACTGCGCCTGGCCGATGGCTTCGCTGGAAACAGACAGACTTGAACTGCCTGTGACGTTGTCACCGGGCATTGATTTTAGCGGCGCTTAA
- the astA gene encoding arginine N-succinyltransferase — MMLIRPVRLGDLADILKLSGKTGIGLTSLPKDETQLRARIERSLATWAGKLDKAEQGFLFVLEDTQLGQVVGVSAIEVAVGLSEPWYNFRLGTLVHASKSLNIYKPVPTLFLSNDHTGFTELCTLFLDPEHRNGKNGHLLSKVRFLFLAAFRQHFSPKVIAEMRGVSDDHGHSPFWDSVGRHFFGMEFVEADRLTGMGQKSFIAELMPKHPLYTELLSPEARSVIGQVHPHTAPARAVLESEGLRYTGYVDIFDGGPTLEGEIDQLRAVRESRLLPVHIGQPNQEQDAPLYVVAREDYQGFCATLVAGDPVMNRLTLDAATAEQLGVKEGDRVRAVALYPFRENRVAPNQVTDSNPEESLA; from the coding sequence ATGATGTTAATTAGACCCGTGCGGCTTGGCGACCTCGCCGATATTTTGAAGTTATCCGGTAAAACCGGCATCGGTTTGACCTCATTACCCAAAGACGAAACCCAGCTGCGCGCGCGAATTGAACGTTCGCTCGCCACATGGGCGGGGAAGCTGGACAAGGCCGAGCAGGGTTTCCTGTTCGTGCTGGAAGATACCCAACTGGGGCAAGTGGTCGGCGTGAGCGCCATTGAGGTGGCAGTCGGCCTGAGTGAGCCTTGGTACAACTTCCGCCTCGGCACCTTGGTTCACGCTTCGAAAAGCCTGAACATTTATAAGCCGGTGCCGACGCTGTTTCTTAGCAACGACCACACCGGCTTTACCGAACTCTGCACCCTGTTCCTCGACCCGGAACACCGCAATGGCAAGAACGGCCATCTGTTATCCAAGGTGCGTTTCCTGTTCTTGGCCGCCTTCCGCCAGCACTTCTCGCCGAAAGTCATTGCCGAGATGCGCGGCGTGTCCGACGACCACGGCCATTCCCCATTTTGGGACAGCGTCGGGCGGCACTTCTTCGGCATGGAGTTTGTCGAAGCCGACCGCCTGACCGGCATGGGGCAGAAATCCTTTATTGCCGAGCTAATGCCAAAACATCCGCTCTACACCGAATTGCTTAGTCCTGAGGCGCGATCGGTCATCGGGCAAGTGCATCCGCACACCGCTCCGGCGCGGGCCGTGCTGGAAAGTGAAGGGCTGCGTTACACCGGCTACGTGGATATTTTCGACGGCGGTCCGACGCTGGAAGGGGAAATCGACCAGCTGCGCGCGGTGAGAGAGAGCCGCCTGCTGCCGGTGCATATCGGCCAGCCAAATCAAGAGCAGGACGCGCCGCTGTACGTGGTCGCGCGTGAAGATTATCAGGGCTTCTGCGCCACGCTGGTCGCCGGTGATCCGGTGATGAACCGGCTGACCCTTGACGCAGCCACCGCCGAGCAGTTGGGCGTGAAAGAGGGCGACCGCGTGCGCGCCGTCGCGCTCTATCCCTTTCGGGAGAACCGCGTCGCGCCAAATCAAGTAACCGACTCAAACCCAGAGGAAAGTCTCGCATGA
- a CDS encoding aspartate aminotransferase family protein yields MQQQLNVSRENFDDWLVPTYAPASFVLVRGEGSWLWDQEGKDYVDFAGGIAVNALGHAHPEVKKTLVEQADKVWHLGNGYTNEPVLRLAKQLIDATFAEKVFFCNSGAEANEAALKLARLYGHKQGGNKSEIIAFKNAFHGRTLFTVTAGGQPKYSEDFAPLPQDITHLPFNDLAAVADHISERTCAVIVEPIQGEGGVVPAEASFLQGLRELCDKHGALLIFDEVQTGVGRTGELYAYQGYGVVPDILTTAKALGGGFPIGAMLTLDKYGVLFQPGTHGTTYGGNPLATAVAGTVLSMINTPEVLNGVQKRHQWFIDGLKRINEQYQVFSEVRGAGLLLGAVMNERFNGQAKQLNTLAAEEGLIALIAGPNVLRFAPSLIISGSDIEEGLNRLERAVKRLCA; encoded by the coding sequence ATGCAACAACAACTCAACGTTAGCCGTGAAAACTTTGATGACTGGCTGGTACCGACCTACGCGCCAGCCTCCTTCGTGTTGGTACGCGGAGAGGGCTCATGGCTGTGGGATCAAGAGGGCAAAGACTATGTCGATTTCGCTGGCGGCATTGCGGTTAACGCACTGGGCCACGCGCATCCAGAAGTGAAGAAAACGCTGGTGGAGCAGGCCGATAAAGTCTGGCATCTGGGCAACGGCTACACCAATGAACCCGTGCTGCGCTTGGCGAAACAGCTGATTGACGCCACTTTCGCCGAAAAAGTCTTCTTCTGTAACTCTGGGGCCGAAGCCAACGAAGCCGCGCTGAAACTGGCTCGCCTGTACGGCCACAAGCAGGGCGGCAATAAGAGCGAAATCATCGCCTTCAAAAATGCTTTCCATGGTCGCACGCTGTTTACCGTGACCGCGGGCGGTCAGCCGAAATATTCAGAAGATTTCGCGCCGCTGCCGCAAGACATCACCCACCTGCCGTTTAACGATTTAGCCGCGGTAGCTGATCACATTTCTGAGCGCACCTGCGCGGTGATCGTCGAACCAATTCAGGGCGAGGGCGGCGTGGTGCCTGCCGAGGCGAGCTTCCTGCAAGGGCTGCGTGAACTGTGCGACAAGCACGGCGCGCTGCTGATTTTCGACGAAGTGCAAACCGGCGTAGGCCGTACCGGCGAGCTGTATGCCTATCAGGGTTACGGCGTGGTGCCAGACATTTTGACCACCGCCAAGGCGCTGGGCGGCGGCTTCCCAATTGGCGCGATGCTGACGCTCGACAAGTACGGCGTGCTGTTCCAGCCGGGCACGCACGGCACCACCTACGGGGGTAACCCGCTGGCAACGGCGGTGGCGGGCACCGTGCTGTCGATGATTAACACGCCAGAGGTGCTTAACGGCGTGCAGAAGCGCCACCAGTGGTTTATCGACGGCTTGAAGCGCATTAATGAGCAGTACCAGGTGTTCTCCGAAGTGCGTGGCGCGGGCCTGCTGCTCGGCGCGGTGATGAACGAACGCTTCAACGGTCAGGCCAAGCAGCTCAACACCTTGGCGGCGGAAGAGGGGCTGATCGCGCTGATTGCCGGACCAAACGTGCTGCGTTTTGCGCCATCCCTGATTATTTCCGGGTCTGATATTGAAGAAGGTTTGAACCGACTTGAGCGCGCCGTAAAACGCCTGTGCGCCTGA
- a CDS encoding autoinducer 2 ABC transporter substrate-binding protein, translated as MKFNLALVSACVVSACMLISTPSFAADKPYDIALVAKVTGIPWFTRMEVGVKDAAQKLHVNAYQVGASTPDPAAQVKVIEDLIAKKVDAIIVVPNDAKVLEPVLKKARDAGIVVLTHESPDQQIGQWDIETIDSQKYAEANMDELAKDMGGKGGYAIYVGSLTVPLHNAWADAAIKYQKQKYPDMHEVTSRLPVAENIDKSYSTTLDLMKTYPEMKGIIGFGSLGPIGAGQAVQQKRAKNKIAVVGIAMPAQAAPYLMRGDIKKVLLWDPKDAGYALVSVADQMLQGKPVTKDLTIDGLGKADVDMDKHVIRFNKILEVTPDNAKSLGF; from the coding sequence ATGAAATTTAACCTCGCATTAGTCAGCGCATGTGTGGTTTCTGCATGCATGTTGATCTCAACACCAAGCTTTGCTGCCGATAAACCCTACGACATCGCTCTGGTGGCTAAAGTCACCGGTATTCCTTGGTTCACACGCATGGAAGTGGGGGTGAAAGATGCCGCCCAAAAATTACACGTCAACGCCTATCAGGTCGGTGCTTCTACTCCAGACCCGGCGGCACAGGTTAAAGTCATCGAAGATTTAATCGCCAAGAAAGTTGACGCCATTATTGTGGTGCCTAATGACGCCAAAGTATTAGAGCCGGTACTTAAAAAAGCTCGCGACGCCGGTATCGTGGTATTAACCCACGAATCTCCAGACCAGCAAATTGGTCAATGGGATATTGAAACCATCGACAGCCAGAAATATGCCGAAGCGAACATGGATGAATTAGCCAAAGATATGGGTGGCAAAGGCGGTTACGCAATTTATGTCGGTTCACTCACCGTGCCATTACATAATGCCTGGGCCGATGCGGCTATTAAGTATCAGAAACAAAAATACCCGGATATGCATGAAGTGACTTCTCGCCTGCCGGTTGCTGAGAATATTGATAAGTCCTACTCCACCACGCTGGATTTAATGAAAACCTATCCTGAAATGAAAGGGATTATCGGTTTTGGTTCATTAGGCCCAATTGGTGCAGGCCAGGCCGTTCAACAAAAACGTGCGAAGAATAAAATCGCCGTGGTGGGTATTGCGATGCCAGCTCAGGCCGCGCCTTACCTGATGCGCGGTGATATTAAGAAAGTCCTGCTGTGGGATCCTAAAGATGCCGGTTACGCCTTAGTTTCCGTGGCTGACCAGATGCTGCAAGGCAAGCCTGTCACCAAAGATTTAACCATCGATGGTCTGGGCAAAGCCGACGTAGATATGGATAAACACGTGATTCGCTTTAATAAGATTCTGGAAGTCACACCAGACAACGCGAAATCACTGGGCTTCTAA
- a CDS encoding sugar ABC transporter ATP-binding protein: protein MTINSSSPTSPHSAEAFISLEGISKKFPGVLALDNVTLTLNKGEVHCLAGQNGCGKSTIIKVISGVYQPEKGATITIDGKLFHSLTPQLSSYYGIQVIYQDLSLFPNLSVAENIAIHRYLPGGDFWVHREAMRKKAIAAMQRVGVSLDPDRKVEKLSIADRQLVAICRAIAADASLVIMDEPTASLTRTEVNGLLRVVNELKAAGICVVFVSHRLDEVMEVADRISVMRDGKLVGTYPASQLDSNELAFLMTGQRFSYSHLPHRAPADVTPLLEVSHLSRAGQYQDISLSLRQGEITSIIGLLGSGRTELCMSLFGMSQPDSGDIKVNGKKVTLRSNRDAIRHGIAYVSEDRLTQGLIMEQSIYDNTLVSIFNKLHTRAGLMDHRKAASVVKDLIRDLNIKVSDSGLPVKTLSGGNAQRIAIAKWVATHPHILILDSPTVGVDIANKEGIYRIARDLAESGMAVLMICDEIPEAYYNSHRVLVMRKGELIAEFAPHQCSEAQIAEVING, encoded by the coding sequence ATGACGATTAATTCCAGTTCACCTACCTCCCCTCATTCCGCCGAGGCATTTATCAGCCTTGAGGGAATAAGCAAAAAATTCCCCGGTGTACTTGCACTGGATAATGTCACGCTGACATTAAATAAAGGTGAAGTGCATTGTCTTGCAGGCCAAAACGGCTGCGGAAAAAGTACCATTATTAAAGTGATTTCCGGCGTCTATCAGCCAGAAAAAGGCGCGACCATCACTATTGATGGCAAATTGTTTCACTCTTTAACGCCACAACTCTCTTCTTATTACGGCATTCAGGTTATTTATCAGGACCTGTCGTTATTCCCCAATTTATCCGTGGCCGAAAATATTGCCATTCACCGTTATTTGCCGGGCGGCGATTTCTGGGTACATCGCGAGGCAATGCGCAAAAAAGCCATTGCCGCAATGCAACGCGTAGGGGTTTCTCTCGACCCGGATCGTAAAGTGGAAAAGCTGTCGATCGCCGACCGTCAATTGGTGGCAATATGCCGGGCAATCGCTGCAGACGCGAGTCTGGTTATCATGGACGAACCGACCGCCTCCCTCACCCGCACCGAGGTTAACGGCCTGCTGCGCGTGGTCAACGAATTGAAAGCCGCCGGGATTTGCGTGGTGTTTGTTAGCCACCGTCTGGACGAAGTGATGGAAGTGGCCGATCGCATTAGCGTGATGCGCGACGGCAAATTGGTGGGCACTTACCCGGCCAGCCAGCTCGACAGCAATGAGCTGGCCTTCCTGATGACCGGCCAGCGTTTCAGCTACAGCCACCTGCCGCATCGCGCACCGGCGGACGTCACGCCTTTGCTGGAAGTGAGCCATCTCAGCCGCGCCGGGCAGTATCAGGATATCTCCCTGTCACTGCGCCAGGGGGAGATCACCTCGATTATTGGCCTGTTAGGCTCCGGGCGCACCGAACTGTGCATGAGCCTGTTTGGTATGAGCCAGCCGGACAGCGGCGACATCAAAGTGAACGGCAAGAAAGTCACTTTACGCAGCAACCGCGATGCCATTCGTCACGGCATTGCCTATGTGTCAGAAGACCGCCTGACCCAAGGCTTAATCATGGAGCAGTCGATTTACGACAACACGCTGGTGTCAATTTTCAACAAACTGCACACCCGCGCGGGCTTGATGGATCACCGTAAAGCCGCGTCAGTGGTTAAAGACCTGATCCGCGATTTGAACATTAAAGTCTCGGACAGCGGCCTGCCGGTGAAAACCCTCTCGGGCGGTAATGCGCAGCGTATTGCCATTGCCAAGTGGGTGGCGACTCATCCGCACATTCTGATCTTGGATTCGCCGACCGTGGGCGTAGATATCGCCAACAAAGAGGGGATCTACCGAATTGCGCGCGATCTCGCTGAGTCCGGCATGGCGGTTTTGATGATTTGTGACGAGATCCCGGAAGCCTATTACAACAGTCACCGCGTGCTGGTGATGCGTAAAGGCGAATTGATTGCTGAATTCGCCCCGCACCAGTGCAGCGAAGCGCAGATTGCGGAGGTGATTAATGGGTAG
- a CDS encoding ABC transporter permease gives MERSWLSKAIGQHEFWLGLLVLVLAIGLSVSTKEFLTLGNLTDVATSYAILGILACGLFVVLIAGGIDISFPAMTSIGQYVMASYIIHHGGSFPLAFGMAMGVGLLLGLVNGFLVYWLRVPAIIITIATLNLFYGLLVYLTNGTWLYGFPDWFMNGINWFSFTAGDGYDYGLTLPLLSLLGVIIATGVLMNRTRVGRQIYAMGSNRDAASRLGLNILRLHFYVYGFMGLLAGIAAVVQAQITQSVAPNSLLGYELTVLAAVVLGGTSMTGGRGSLTGTVLGVMLLAFLQNGLTLLSISSYWHQVFSGVIILVSISSTAWNEKRKLAKGM, from the coding sequence ATGGAAAGAAGTTGGCTGAGTAAAGCCATCGGCCAGCACGAGTTCTGGTTGGGTTTACTGGTGTTGGTTCTGGCGATTGGCCTGAGCGTCAGCACCAAAGAGTTCTTAACCCTCGGCAACCTGACTGATGTCGCCACCAGCTACGCCATTCTTGGCATTCTGGCCTGTGGCCTGTTTGTGGTGCTGATTGCGGGAGGCATCGACATCTCCTTCCCGGCCATGACCTCCATTGGCCAATACGTGATGGCGAGTTACATCATCCACCACGGCGGCAGCTTCCCGCTGGCGTTTGGTATGGCGATGGGCGTGGGCCTGCTGCTCGGGCTGGTCAACGGCTTCTTAGTTTACTGGCTGCGCGTTCCGGCGATTATCATCACCATCGCCACCCTGAACCTGTTCTACGGCCTGCTGGTGTATCTGACTAACGGCACCTGGCTGTACGGCTTCCCGGACTGGTTTATGAATGGCATCAACTGGTTCTCATTCACCGCTGGCGATGGCTATGACTATGGCCTGACGCTGCCGCTGCTCAGCCTGCTGGGGGTGATTATCGCCACCGGCGTGCTGATGAACCGCACTCGCGTCGGGCGTCAAATCTACGCCATGGGCAGCAACCGCGACGCGGCCTCACGCCTTGGGCTAAACATCCTGCGTCTGCACTTTTATGTTTACGGCTTTATGGGGCTGTTGGCGGGCATCGCGGCAGTGGTACAAGCACAAATCACCCAGTCGGTGGCTCCTAATTCGCTGCTAGGTTATGAGCTGACGGTGCTGGCTGCCGTGGTATTGGGCGGCACCAGCATGACCGGTGGGCGCGGCTCACTGACTGGCACCGTGCTGGGCGTGATGCTGCTGGCCTTCCTGCAAAACGGCCTGACCCTGCTGAGTATCTCCTCTTATTGGCACCAAGTTTTCAGCGGCGTGATCATTTTGGTCAGCATCAGTAGCACCGCCTGGAACGAAAAACGCAAACTGGCGAAGGGAATGTAA
- a CDS encoding ABC transporter permease, whose translation MTTLTRFFPGDRIIRLQLLIILAVAVLFSFTLGGRFFSLGNFQSISSQLPILGMLALGMGITMLTGGINLSVIAGANACSLVMAAILVAHPDQPAFFLLAMLAGLAVALAIGSLNGVLIAYIGVSPILATLGTMTLISGLNILLTNGTVISGFPKAIQYLSNGSLLGIPVALLLFLLVAVLLWVLLEHTTLGRSLYLMGSNEQATRFSGVNTHKVTIAVYVLSALLGWGAALLMMSKFNSAKAGYGDSYLLVTILASVLGGINPDGGFGRVLGLVLALVVLQMLESGLNLMGVSSYLTMALWGGVLILFIALQNRKS comes from the coding sequence ATGACAACCTTAACCCGATTTTTCCCCGGTGACCGCATCATCCGTTTGCAGTTGCTGATCATTCTGGCCGTCGCCGTGCTGTTCTCTTTCACGCTCGGTGGTCGCTTCTTTAGTCTGGGTAACTTCCAGTCAATCTCTTCCCAGCTGCCTATCTTGGGCATGTTGGCGCTGGGAATGGGCATCACCATGCTGACCGGCGGGATTAACCTGTCGGTGATCGCCGGAGCCAACGCCTGTTCGCTGGTGATGGCGGCGATTTTGGTCGCCCACCCTGACCAGCCCGCCTTCTTCCTGCTGGCGATGCTGGCGGGATTGGCCGTGGCGCTGGCGATCGGCTCGCTAAACGGCGTATTAATCGCCTACATCGGGGTGTCGCCTATCCTCGCCACCCTCGGCACCATGACGCTGATCTCCGGGCTAAACATTCTTCTGACCAACGGCACCGTTATCTCCGGTTTCCCGAAAGCCATTCAGTATTTGAGCAACGGCAGCCTGCTGGGCATTCCCGTCGCCCTGCTGCTGTTCCTGCTGGTCGCCGTGCTGCTGTGGGTGCTGCTCGAGCACACCACCCTTGGCCGCAGCCTGTATCTGATGGGGTCTAACGAGCAGGCCACGCGCTTTAGCGGCGTGAACACTCACAAAGTCACTATCGCGGTTTACGTGCTTTCCGCCCTGCTGGGCTGGGGCGCGGCGCTGCTGATGATGTCGAAATTTAACTCGGCCAAGGCCGGTTACGGCGACTCCTATTTACTGGTCACGATTTTGGCTTCGGTCCTCGGCGGCATTAACCCGGATGGCGGCTTTGGTCGCGTGTTGGGACTGGTTCTGGCACTGGTGGTACTGCAAATGCTGGAAAGTGGTCTGAACCTGATGGGCGTGAGCAGCTACTTAACTATGGCGTTATGGGGCGGAGTATTGATCCTGTTTATCGCTTTACAGAATCGTAAGTCCTGA